In Esox lucius isolate fEsoLuc1 chromosome 22, fEsoLuc1.pri, whole genome shotgun sequence, the genomic window TGAAAGACAGGCCAGTTAGGTTcatctttaaaaagaaaagttgcCTGATTTAACAAATATGGCCTTTATTGGAAGGAAGTACTACCGTTTTTCCCATCGCAAAACATACAGATAATAAAGACGGCGCATAACAACCGGGAGGACCGTGGGAGTGACTGTGGCGTGGCACTGGAGCCGGGGGCTGAGGTGAGCGCAGGCCTACCTTGTCCTTTTTGTCCTGCCGGGCGTAGGGGAAGCAGGGAATGACGGCGGTGACGCGGGACGACGAGGCGATCTTGCACGCGTTTATCATGATCAGTAGCTCCATGAGGTTGTCGTTGATCTCCCCGCAGCCGCTCTGAACGATGTAGACGTCCTCGCCGCGCACACTCTCCCCGATCTCCACACTgccggggagggggggggggggggaacggGAAACGGATCGTTAGCGTCACCTCCAAAAAGTCTGGGCCGCGCCACCACTGCCACTTGCATGGAACCTCTTCACTTATTTTTCAGACTGGATTGGACAAACCTCTCCTCCTCATCACCTTGCTGTCACTGCTCTGTAACGCTGGCATGCCCTGACAGAAGACATAGGCCACCCGTACCCCTCTCATAATTACCATTTTGTCCCTCCTTTCAAGCTAATGAAACGGGCATACGCTTCAACAAGAGCCCCCCAAAATCGCTATCCAACGACACAGGTCCCAAAACTTCATCCGCAGGCCGACGGGAGGTCCGGGGAAGTCTCAGACGAGCACCTCGTTTGAAAGCAGGTAGGTGTGGAAGGACACTTCCTCAGGAGCCATGTGTACATAACTACGCACGCTCCAGGAGACACCCTGCCAGCGTCCAAACAAGCATAATCCTtttatgcgtgcgtgtgtgtgtgtatgcgtgtgtgtgcgcgcgtacgCGTGCGAAAAACATTCCAGAGAGAACAAGAACCCCCTTTCCCTGCTGGATTCACGTGATCACATCCGACAAAGCGTTCTGAACGAACCCAGATGAGAGGCCCGTGGAGACCAGTGTGAGGGGGACAGACATGTGAGGAGACATGTGACCCGTGTGGCTCCTACGACTGCTGTGTACAGACTGAAGGATTCATCACgttcaggcaggcagacagaagaCCGGTacaactggggggggggggggggggggggcagctggaAGACAGTGTGATGAAGAATTTCCTGTTCTATTGTAGACTCTGAAGGGGGTCAGGGACGGTAGAAAACATAGATACGTAACGCAATACTGTTGTCGGTTTCAGCTGTACAAACACCACAGCGTCTCTCCTCCTGGGCCCGTCTGTGATCCTCAGAGCCTGAAGTATGAACAGGATGGATCAACACGTTGCCTGTAGTTATCGTGTGACACGGTTGACGTCGGCGAATCCGCAGCCACTGTCCAAACGTTTCACATGTGGGGTGGGCGTCGCCAAACGTGGCACGTGAATTTCACCTGCCTCTCATTTCCAGTGAGTATCTTAATGAGAGTCATACATAGAAGGGTGGCTGAGATTATACATTCCTGTCCAGACAGAAAAAACCTGTCTCTGTGGCCATAGCCTAAGGACAGTCACAGCACATTACAGTTGAGCATTTTCGGTTTAAATCCACTGGTGAACAACACTGAGAAGGAACACTGTTACAGCCATAGATAAATTCAATGACTGATGCGAAAAGGGGTAGCCTAGACTAATCACAGGCCAACCAGACAGACAATTCAACACTTCAACGAATCAGACAAACAACTGACTGTCAACTAAAAGACTGCAATGGTACCCAGATGTGTAAAGCATCAGATAAAAGGCTAATTAATCAGCATTGTTGTGCACCGCTAACTCCCCCTATCAAGAAAGGCCCCCCAAATTCCAGAGTAGATTACCGTAATCAAAATGGCTGATAAAAGCATACTACTACATGTTGACAGTGGGAATGTAATGATTCACTGATACTCGATCGATCGCTGGTTCAAAGTTTAAGATACGAGTGCATTGGTTTGCAGTAGCAAAATCAATAATATCTGTCAGAAAATGTCTTTCAAACATTAGCAAATGGCATCTCCCGGACCCATCTTACCCCCTATGAACCTTTTATTTTACTGAACTGATGTCTCGCCCTCGTCCGTTAACTAAGTTAACTAACTGGTCAAAGGGGTGGTTAGAGCCAGTGCAGAGGAGTTCACGTACAATGACTGGATCACATGAATAACCACCAAAACCTCCCATTATTAGTACCATGCCATTGAAAGTGAGAAAACTGAATTATAAGACTCAGTACTCTGATGCTTTGACGATATGGAGCAAGGGCCAAATATTATCAGCCGCAGTGTATGATTTGGAGTGGTCATACAGCGTTTGAGGCAAACTGACAAAAATTTGTTTAAGTTTAATGTCTGCACTCAACAGAGACGAGCCAATAGCATTTGGAAGAATCTTAGCCTTCTTCAGAAAACCGTGAAACACTAAAATATTATTGAGGAAAGAAATTCCCTGTTGGTGATGGCAAAATGAATCAGAAAAGGTTCAGAATATGATCACAAGCGTGTATATTGTAGGATTTCACTGAGCAGTAGACCATGTAATAGAATATCAAAAACAAATTCTGATTTAAAGTTGGGTCTGTACTATTGTCTTCATTGGGTAATTTCAGCAAATTGTGTTGGTGTAAAATGTTAAAGACAGTATTGGGCTAGGATTCACACAATTTCGATAATGATTCGGTCTTGTTTGCTCAATCAAGGTAGTAGGCCAAAGAGTGTGCTCCTTCCAGCATCAGGATTCTGGTCTGAAATTGGTTGAGCAAACAGCGTGAAATGAACCAGAACGACACCAGGAAGACAGACTATCCCTCAGTCTTAAAGGACAATTTCcctatttaagtattttttcaTCCAAATGCCACTCAGCTTTGAGTATCTTGTCTTGTCTCCCTGAGCATCGTTCTGATGATATATCAGGGTATACAAAAACcccaaacaacaaataaaataaactcaGCACATCCTCTTAAAAGCTGAAAAGCCCTCTGAATCACAGTGCAGGACTGCAGATGATTTAGAAACTGCATTGTGTCATTCCAAACTCCACAGACACCGCTTAATGTATTTACCTTGTGACTGCACGTGCAAACTTTCCCGTGCCCCTCTGTGCTGCATGTGTGAGCTATGCATAGGGACAGTGTGGCACTGTAAAAGGTAGCTAGCGGCCATTCTCCACCAACATAGCTCGTTCCATTTCCTTTCAAACTACATCACACTTAAATTAACAACATGCTTGATGACAAAGTAAAACGATAGAATATAGAGGCGagctacatttattttaatcgGAGGGCACCTACAGCAGCACAAGACAAAAAGTTACAAAGAAACAGAGCTATAAAGAAAACAGTTGTACCAAATGCTGTAAGAGAACTAAGACTCACTGTTTTGCTAGCATGTTAATGTTTAATAACATTAAGGTTTAAAGGACACGCATATACTTCAATTCAACGAAAAAGCTTAGTATTATTGGTTGGCCACATTCATAAGAACAGTAGAGGACGGGACTAGGCCTgttcaaacaacattttcatgtgTCCCTAGTTCTGATTTTGCCCACATTCTGATTTTGCCCACCAgtaaagcaagcaagtttatttatatagcacaattcatacactgaagcaattcaatgtgctttacaaagaaaaattttaaagtacaataacatcaaaacaaatgaatacatcataataataaaaaatacaataagaaaacaaagattaaaaatgggataaaaacataggaagctataaggctaaacagtgtggtctAAGatattctggtagtttattccagttgtgtacagcataagtggtAAACGCAGCTTcttcatgtttagtttggactctgggctctactagctgacctgtatTTGTGGATCTAAGAGCCACGCTCGATTTATATTCTTCCAACATCAGTGTGCTAAGACAGCTGTAGACAAGTGAAAGACACATTCTGATCCGCCTATAACCACATAATGACAATATGCACGTGCATGGTGTTCTTCAACACTGTCAGAGCATTGTTGCACAGATTCAGTAATAATCTTGTTTGACAAAGGATTATCAATCTTGACAAGAGGAATCAATTATATCtagaaaaaaagttaaaattaaaaatgaaacaacaacGATACTCAACCAGGCACATTATATAAAGAGTGTAGGATAGAGGGACTGGCCATTATATCCAAACTGACCTACATTTCTATTTACCATGTGTTTGTTGGCTGCGATTAGCCAGTTGTAATTGTCAGTGGGCCGTCGACACCTGGGCTGGTAACTTCACTTTGCCGTTTTTGCGTAACAGTGCTAGGGACAAGGCTCACATATGGGACCCGTGTTTTGTCATGACATCCGTCTTTTCTGGGGTTTTGACATTGgccatgttttcatttaattacCTTGGAAGCTGTATGTGAAAGAGTGAATCATTTTACTCTACTGTCGCGCCCCCCcatcccaccccccccccccgcgcgccccccccccccccccatctcgtCAGGACACGCTCCACCAGGTAGAACCACACATCCTGTTTGCTCCTAAATCTTAAGACACGAAAGTGTTCGTTTATTTAGGGAAAACAATACCTTACTGTGTaacaaatggggggggggggattttttttttaattaaaataaaaacatacattggaTTACTAAAAATAGAATCATGAAATCACAGCTCATGATTGAATTTAGAGGCCTTTTTGTCAAACAGTTCAGTTGCCTGAACATTGGTTTAGCCCGTGGGCCTAAGTCAGACCACCTGTCCTAACCTGTCATATCTAGTGCTGATAATTTCTTCGATTATCTAACTGAACTGTCACCTTTTATGTGATCACAGAAACTCACACACCACAGTACTCAAAAAGCTGTATATTTTTAACAACCAAACCAGTATTGAGGTAAAAAAACGGTTGCTTAGCACTACCTCAGCTCAGGTTGCCAATATACATTCACTCACGCACCAAGCATCGGAGGTCACAAATAATCCTTTAGAGGCCCAGCttgtgatattttattttacatggaAAATTGATGTTTCATGCAACAAGGAGCCCATGTCGAAACGTGCTTGAATGGATACGTCCAAGTGAATATGTAGGATTAAAGGTTAAATCAATTAGAGTGCAGCGAACTCGCTCACAAAGATTACATCATATTGGATGTCCTGTGAAGTCAATCTCACAGAGGTACACAGAGATAAGCCTTATAACAGACTAAACTTACAAAGAACAAACACGTCAGCCCGTTTCCTCGAAGCAAATTGACCTAGATCTAGACCTACGCATGTGACATAATTTAGGCTGAGTTGGAACCATGGTGCATTCAGCAAGGCATAACGGGATAATGTTCAGATGTGACATAACATGTTGATCCTTAGGATAAAAAAAAGATCTAAGTGTACACCGGGGAATTGTTCTTCCGTCGCCACCAGTTGGTTTTTGTTTACCTGAACATGTGCCGCTGTTTAATTAGTGTCCGTCTTGCAGGTCACGTGAGTCTAATCGCTAACATCAGCAGGTTAGCATGGTACATCTCACAATTCAACAAGTAAATCAGCGCGCCGTGTCCAAAGAATTACcgactacagtacagtagttgGTTAGCCAACGGCGCTAACCATCGATATAGCAACGGTAGGTAATAAGTGTTACAGCTAGTGACAGTTGAACTCTGCATTGTTGGAAAGAGGTCCATTAACTAAACACTTCACTGTTACGCGGGTTGTTCACGAAGCATGTGACATACATTGATTTAATACTCCAGCGCACATGTCATGTGTATGCATTAGGCTGCTGTGTAACGTCCAATAGCACTTGCCTTGCTATGCTAACTCTGCTAATGCAGCTGGGAAGAGTTTACCAGGTAATCATGCATACACCATAAGGCAGACGAAAATTAAGTACAGTAAACCTACCATGTCTCTTGGTTGGAGAATTTCTTCGTTATTACTTTCCCCAGTTCCAGTCCGAGGCGATCAGCCACTTTTTGTGAAAGGTCGTGGTGGGAGCTCCCGCTGAAAAGCACGATGTTCGGCATGTCCGAGGTATTTCTGTACACTTTGGTTGTGGGAGAGGAGTGTAGGAGATTTTTGATGCAACAATTATCCCCCAAGGGGTGAGTGAAGTTAATTTGTTATTCCTGCAGTTCACGCATAGCAGCTCAGCACGGGAGAGGTAAAGTGCTCAACACTGAAGGAAGTGGGTTTCACGTTCACGTGGAAGACCGGAAGTACAACCTTTTCATTGGACAAAATCAATGCTCATCATTTAGATTTTTAAGGGCGGGTTTAAATACTCGGTTCGAAGTCCAACACCCCCTAAACAAACGAACAATCGTTAACCCCGCCCCCGCCAACCCCCATGGGCCTAACTAGTTATTTAAATCAGTCAATGTGGTCCTTACTGCCCTACTGACCGTTCAATTTAAGTGACAGGACCAGGTAGCAGAACagaacatattatatatatatatatatacatatatatatatatatatatatgtatatatatatatatacacacacacacatagatataaatgtgtatgtgtgtatgtaggaTTTACCTCTACAATGTTCACAAGCGATATCAAGCAATCTCAATTGAAACCGTCAATGGTGGAGCGCATCAAGCATGTGTATATTTTTAACTTGCCCTAAACCTCTACTTTCTGCAGAGTTCGAAATTGTATGAACTTATATTAAGGCATCTAACTGATAATCGCGAAATGCTTTAAGTGGCAGATCAAGGACCACATTACTTAAACCACACCACCAGAGCCACAGATAATGCCTTTGGTGTAAAACTGCGAAGCGCTTTATCCCAGCTGGACAAGAGGAACTGCTACGCGGGCAGACTGTTTAACCAAAACTGGTTGGAAATTAATTTGGTTTTATAATTAAATCGCACAATTTGGCATTAAACCCTTCAAAAGAAGGGTTGAAAGAATAATTTACTAGTATTGAAGGTTGTAGAAAAATTTCACACAGTACAAAagtgaatatttattttacttaaagTTCTTCCACAACATGTTACGAGTTGCAACTCAAATAATCGGTGAAGACACACCGTGATTcttaaatctgtaaaacattttaattggtcAAAGAATGCTGACTTTTTTTGAGGGGATTAGAGAATGTTTATGGTGAGAGAAATACAATTTCATCAGATGCATAGATGTGTAAGGATGCCATTGAATATAGAGGTAATCAtagtaaaatgtttacaatgaACGAACTTTAAAAAAATCCAAAGTTACACACTGCTTGGTTGACCTAAAAGCTCTTTAAATAGACAATTGCTtacttattttaattttttttattatatattgatTCCCTTgatatttgttaaaaaaatggtcaacataatttaaaaatgaCAATATGAAGCGGTGCTAAATGCAGTGCAATTTACAATAAGTGATCTGTTGGGGTCAGTCCTCTCCACATTGCAACCTAGAACTGCATCATAAATATCACATTAATTACATATGTTTTCCCAATAACCTCTTAAAATGTCTATagcaatgtgtatatatatatacacacacacacatacatacacattgatatatacacacattgagatatatatatatatatgtatatcataAAGCGTataatatgtatgtacattttatacataGAAAATACATATGCACAAGAAGAAGGGTGCCTATAATAACATCAGTTCTTATTCCAAAGGACAGTGGCTTGTATGGCTTTGCATAATGTACACAACACTAACAGTCGAGGGCCACCAGCTGGGCGGCCCCACTATTTGCTAAGCAGTGTTTTGAGGGAGCGGGTGAGTGCATTGGCAATGGCCGACATGGTGCTGGAGTGACGGACCAGGGCGCTGACGTTGTGGTCGCTGGGCGCTCCAATGGATGCCACCTCAGCTGCGCGCAGCAGGCAGATGTAGTTCATGACCACCTCGTCCACCTTGGCCACCACCTCCCTTTGCTGCTGGCTGGCCGACGCCCCCAGACACCTTACCAGGCACATGCAGGCCTCGGACAGGCAGCACAGCACCTGGAAGCTGCAGGTGATGGCCAGTAGCATCTCCTCCGGGCTGCCATGAGCCTGGGCCATCCTGCGGCACGCACGCCCCAGCTCTTTGGACTCGATGGACAGCAGCTGCTTGTACTGGGAAAGGTCAACCGGGACTTGTGACTGGCCACCGCGGTCCCCCCTGCCGACACTGGAACGGACCAGGGCAATGAGCTCGCTGGCGTCACGGCGCACGTCTGAGAAGCCACTGGGGAAGACGTACATGCGGTCTTTGAGTGCGTTGATGCGTGAAAGGCGGTCGCTGAAGCTCATGTTAGTCAGGACCTCGCCGTACAGCTGATCACCGGCCGCGTCCGTGGCTAGGCCGTAGGTAGAGGCTTCCTCCATTTCCCTGCCACGGCAGCGCCTCAAACTGTCGACCCTCTCATCCCTTTCGCCGGCATCTACCTCGTCCTCGTCCGCCTGGCTCTTCCTCTTGAAGAAGCAGTAGCTGAAAGGACCGTGGCACCTCCAGGGACTGCCTGCATCCAGCTTTTGCGATCCCTTCATATGCTTGGCATCCTTCTGCAGGGGGAACATCACTGAAGCCCTCCGGCTGTCTCTGCCCCCAGCTGACCAGCACGTGGATGCCACAGAGCCCTGTGAGTAGCTCTTTGACAACCTCTTCCTTGCGGGTCTTCTCTGGGGTTTGGGGTCAGTAGATCCTTGCTGCTGCTGGCACTTAGTCCTGGCTTTATCGAAGAGCATCTCTACACTACCGGAGCCTGTGGTTACATTACTGGTGCTCCGTCTGAGCTCCCTGCCCCGCGGCAGGCTGTTGGCGCCGGGCTCCCTGCTCCGGTGAAGGCTGTTCATGCTTGAGTCCCTGCTCCGGTGAAGGCTACCGATGTTGGGCTCGCATTGGTGGTGGAGGCTGGGGGTGACTGACTGGACGTGGTTCTCCCTGTGTGTGACGGTGGACTCCTGTTTTGGCACAGTGCAGTTGTGAGCGCTCATGTTGACTGGTAGGGgaggcggcggcggcggcggcggtggtggtggtggaggggggggtggatgCGTGGTACAGGCCCGGGCCTGCCTAATGAAAGCTGACGGGTGGTCACCCGCTCCCGCTCCTAGTAGCGTCCCCAGCTGCTCAGTGCGAGCTACACTAGGGGCggtagagaaacagagagaatcGTTAAGGGCCTGTTGGACGGCATGCTTTGTCCTGCAGTCAGACCTGAGCCACTCCTCTGGGCCACAGCTGCCGGCGCCGCCTTGGGACATCACGCTCCGCGACCTGGAGGGGGGCCTGTGGACCATGCCCCCGCCCCCTCCATGGGCGCCATCCCTTAACGACAAGAACCGTTCGACCTCGGGGTCGACAGCGCCGCTCTCTAACTCCCTCTCAAGGCCCGAAAAGGAGCTCCTCCTCTCTGCGCCACTGGGCCTCAATTCAAGACTGTCGACGGGTCTCTGAGCATGCAAGTCAGGAGCGCTCTTCAGCTTAGCGGGGAGGGTGGCGGAGAGATACGTTCGGGGGCCTTTGCAGCCCAACGAGGCAGCAGCATTGAGGTTGACTAGACTTGGGCTGAGGAAAGGCGAGGAGGACGAGGGGTGCATGCATGGATAGCGGCCCACAGTGTTCCCTTTGCTCCTAACCATTTCTATAATCTGGGGATTGCTAGTAATATACCTCCTGGTGTCCTTCCTGACTCCCCCTCCCAGGCCTGCACTGTGCAACTTCCCCCCCTGGTGCATCTGGCTCACTGTCAGGTAGTTAATGAGCTGCCTATAGGCCTCACTCCCCTCCTTGGGGTTGGCACCCCTTGCACAGGCTGGCTTGGCATGCAGATCATTTTGAAGGTTAGCCCTTCTAGCTGTACTACCTGGGGTTTCTTTCATCTTGGCCGACCGGATGGAACCGTCTCTTTCCGACCCCGGGGGGTGGATGTTGGGCAGCATCTTCCGCAGGAGTGCAGGGTCCGCGTGGGGGTGGAGGTCCTTGCCCGAGGGGGTCTGACCTGGGGCGCCGTGGGGAGCCTTGTCCTCGTAGGTGAGAACCCTGGCGAGAGACGAGGACGATTCGGAGAGCGGGTGGCGATGACCATCAGGGGGGCAGAGGGGCGAGTCCGTCGGGGTGCCGCAGGCGCTGCTCCCCGTGCTGCAGCCTGCGTCCAGGGACGAGCACTGTGAGCCCTGCAGGGAGTTATGGGCTTCGCTATGGATGGATGAGATCCGCTTGGCCAGGTGGTACTCACAGAGCCGGGCCACCCCTGGCCTCACCTGCTGAAGCGGCTCCGCTGGGGCATCCCCCTGCCCGCTAGGAAGTTCCCGGGGTTTCTTGGctggggaggaggggaagggaCCTGATGGTGCTCCCCCCGGGTGCTCCTCCTCTTGGATAGCCGTGGCCTCATTGTTACCCCCTGAAGCCTCCTTGCGCTCCTCATCAGGCTCCATCCGTTCAGGGTGCGGGGGAGGGGGGCGCAGCACGCCACGCTGGATCCTTGGCAGACTGTTTGCCGCCAGGTTTTCCGCCATGACGGAGGTGGAGCTCTCCAGAAGAGGAGGCGGCAACCTTCTCTGCAGCCTGCCGCAGAACAAGGCTCGCTCCATCTCCAGCTGGTTCCCTCTGTGGCCATCTCTGGCACTGAATGTGTTGAACTTCCCGTTGACATCGGCTGACTTTTTGGATCGTTTCCCTCCGACAACCACAGAGTTGGGTCGTTTGCCAGAGCAAGAGGAGAGATTAGTCAGAGTGTCAACAGTTTCTGGGTCCAGCTGCATGGCATCTGGATGGAGGGTCTGTTTAGGAAGTGTAGAAGATGATTGTGGCCCCCCATCTTGATTATGGGTGGGACTGTGGGGTTTCTTTCTGGTGGCCCCTCCTGCTGTGCTAGGCGAGACTGGGAAGTCTGTTTTCTCCTCCATCAGAGGCTGGTAGCCCTCATGGGTGGCAATAAGGAGGCGCCGGTGATTCTCGTGGATGAGTTTGTGGGCAGCAGCCTGCTCTGAGGTCTCGGTCATCTCAGAGGAGTTGGTTTCATTGCCAGAGTCAGAGGAAGATTCTGGACTGAAGGCTCGAGAGATATTCACACCTATGTGAGccagagacagaaacaaaatcAGCAAAAATCCTACATTATCTACATAAAATTTGCACAGTTGTATTGTCAAAAAAtatcatcattattataattatctGACATCTGTCTGATCTTGGGCCGGGTCTGATCACAAAGCAAATTATGTAGACGTGACAGTTGTAGTAAAGACCTGGGTTACTGTTTGGGTGTGGTCGCTGTGGGCGTGGCGGGTGTGGGCATGGCCTCTCCTCGGACACAGCCAGGGCTTCCAACGCCTGCAGCGTGGACACCACGGCGTCTTCCAGCCTCCTCTCCCCGCCACTCGCCTCAGCGTGCGCCCCCGTGGGCACGGCGTCGATCAGTGACACAGGCATGTCGTCGGTGGCGGTGGCCCGCGGGCGGCCCTCCGGGCTCTCCTCATCCGAGCTGTCCCTGAACCCTGGGGGAGGGGCCGCGATGGCGAGATTCAGCGAATGGAGCGCGCCGTCGGTGTCGTCGTCTTCGTCGTCCCCCTCGGGCGGAGGAAGCGAGGTCAGGTCGATGATGTCGTCGCTGGAGCCTGAGAGGCTGAGGAACGTGGCCTGGCTCGCCGCCGTGGCGCCTCCGCCGACATCCCGCCCGGCGCCCGTCCCGGCCGAGTCCTCCTCGCAGCTGGCGTCGTCCTCGTCCTCCGCATCGTCCGTGGTGTCGGCGTAGCAGAGGTCGCGCAACagcggctcctccgccggctcctcgcCGATGTTGCTGTAGATCACGTGCTGACTGCCACTGGCACCGGCGAACTGGAAGGGCACCGGCAGCCCGTCCGCGGTTCTGAGGTCGCCGGTGTTGTGGCCGTTGTTGCGCAAGTAAGCGGGGGGCCTGGGCACCTCTGGACTCTCGTCCATCAGGCGCTCGTAGCCTAAGTTCTGGGGGTTCACGGTGTTCAGAGGGGGGTCACCGAAGATGAATGAGACCTTGGCGCTCCGCGGGGAGTCCTGGGGTTTGTTTCTGGtcggggggagaggagggggctgGGGGCGACTCCTTCCCTCTAACGGCCGGTCGTTCTGCTGAGGGGGCAAGCTGTGGTGGGGAGGCTCGGGGATGTAGTTAGAGATGTTGTTTTCTCTCGGTCCGCAGTTGGAGAAGTCCATTTTGCTGTTGTAATGCTCATCCCGACCTGCAGCGTTCGGGTCCTCACAGCTCCCTAATGAAGTGCTGTACGGCCACTCCAAAAGTCTATCTGGATCTGGAGAAGGGAATTAAAATGAATATGCTTTTTTAATTCTCCTCAACAATTGGACCAATTACTTGAAAGACATATACAacacccacccacaaacacacacacacacacacacgggggcGCAACACATATACTCTTTTTTGGGATGACCCACCCATTTCCTCAGTGATGCTGTTGCACTGGGCCATGTTGAAGATAGTTCTTCTAGAGTCCACCAGGAGGCGATAATACCCCGCGGTGAGACAGGCCAGGTTCATGGCGTCACTAGATTCCATTATCAATGTGAT contains:
- the LOC105020021 gene encoding FERM and PDZ domain-containing protein 4 isoform X3 → MEMCDDELGVFTVIHHKNKSSGWPPPSGSWSTLPGPPYGWDMGSSRDGRDYFSNHVSQSSSLEEVHRLDGVQLMPPAPRMVEMRRDPVLGFGFVAGSEKPVVVRSVTPGGPSEGKLIPGDEIVMINDEAVGSAPRERVIDLVRNCKESILLTVVQPYPSPKSAFISAAKKAKLKSNPVKVRFAEEVIINGQVPNVVKDNSLLFMPNVLKVYLENGQTKSFRFDNSTSIKDVIMTLQEKLSIKCIEHFSLMLEQRTEGSGSKLLLLHEQEMLIQVTQRPGSDKMKCFFRISFVPKDPVDLLRRDAVAFEYLYVQSCNDVVLERFGSELKYDAALRLAALQMYILTMTTRQTQKVSLKYIQKEWGLPLFLPPAVMTSMKEKNIKKALAHILRTNQNLVPPGKKLTALQAKVHYLRYLSDLRLYGGRVFKSILLQGEKQTEVTLLVGPRYGISHVINAKTNLMALLADFSHVNRIEILTEDDVNVRVELHVMDVRPITLIMESSDAMNLACLTAGYYRLLVDSRRTIFNMAQCNSITEEMDPDRLLEWPYSTSLGSCEDPNAAGRDEHYNSKMDFSNCGPRENNISNYIPEPPHHSLPPQQNDRPLEGRSRPQPPPLPPTRNKPQDSPRSAKVSFIFGDPPLNTVNPQNLGYERLMDESPEVPRPPAYLRNNGHNTGDLRTADGLPVPFQFAGASGSQHVIYSNIGEEPAEEPLLRDLCYADTTDDAEDEDDASCEEDSAGTGAGRDVGGGATAASQATFLSLSGSSDDIIDLTSLPPPEGDDEDDDTDGALHSLNLAIAAPPPGFRDSSDEESPEGRPRATATDDMPVSLIDAVPTGAHAEASGGERRLEDAVVSTLQALEALAVSEERPCPHPPRPQRPHPNSVNISRAFSPESSSDSGNETNSSEMTETSEQAAAHKLIHENHRRLLIATHEGYQPLMEEKTDFPVSPSTAGGATRKKPHSPTHNQDGGPQSSSTLPKQTLHPDAMQLDPETVDTLTNLSSCSGKRPNSVVVGGKRSKKSADVNGKFNTFSARDGHRGNQLEMERALFCGRLQRRLPPPLLESSTSVMAENLAANSLPRIQRGVLRPPPPHPERMEPDEERKEASGGNNEATAIQEEEHPGGAPSGPFPSSPAKKPRELPSGQGDAPAEPLQQVRPGVARLCEYHLAKRISSIHSEAHNSLQGSQCSSLDAGCSTGSSACGTPTDSPLCPPDGHRHPLSESSSSLARVLTYEDKAPHGAPGQTPSGKDLHPHADPALLRKMLPNIHPPGSERDGSIRSAKMKETPGSTARRANLQNDLHAKPACARGANPKEGSEAYRQLINYLTVSQMHQGGKLHSAGLGGGVRKDTRRYITSNPQIIEMVRSKGNTVGRYPCMHPSSSSPFLSPSLVNLNAAASLGCKGPRTYLSATLPAKLKSAPDLHAQRPVDSLELRPSGAERRSSFSGLERELESGAVDPEVERFLSLRDGAHGGGGGMVHRPPSRSRSVMSQGGAGSCGPEEWLRSDCRTKHAVQQALNDSLCFSTAPSVARTEQLGTLLGAGAGDHPSAFIRQARACTTHPPPPPPPPPPPPPPPPLPVNMSAHNCTVPKQESTVTHRENHVQSVTPSLHHQCEPNIGSLHRSRDSSMNSLHRSREPGANSLPRGRELRRSTSNVTTGSGSVEMLFDKARTKCQQQQGSTDPKPQRRPARKRLSKSYSQGSVASTCWSAGGRDSRRASVMFPLQKDAKHMKGSQKLDAGSPWRCHGPFSYCFFKRKSQADEDEVDAGERDERVDSLRRCRGREMEEASTYGLATDAAGDQLYGEVLTNMSFSDRLSRINALKDRMYVFPSGFSDVRRDASELIALVRSSVGRGDRGGQSQVPVDLSQYKQLLSIESKELGRACRRMAQAHGSPEEMLLAITCSFQVLCCLSEACMCLVRCLGASASQQQREVVAKVDEVVMNYICLLRAAEVASIGAPSDHNVSALVRHSSTMSAIANALTRSLKTLLSK